One Mycolicibacterium doricum genomic window, CGTCCCGTGCTCGATCGTCGGGTCGGAGGAGATCTACCCGATGCTCGCCGACGTCAAGCTGCTGGCGCGCCTGCTCGGCCTCCCGTACTTCCCGGTGACCCCACTGTTGCCGGCGGCCGGACCGCTCGGGCTGGTGCCGCTGCCGTCGAAGTGGCACATCCAGTTCGGTGAGCCTATCTCGACCGAGGGATACGACGAGTCCGCCGCCGACGACCCGATGATCACCTTCGACCTCACCGACCAGGTGCGCGAGACAATTCAGCAAACGCTCTACCAGTTGCTCGCCGGTCGAAGGAACACGTTCTTCGGCTGAGCCTTTCGGCTGGCTACGTGGCGTTCTGCCCGGAGACCATCTTCGCGATCGCCGCGTCGCGGCGGGCCTTGACGGTCGCGCTTATCTCGTCGACCTCGCTGTCGTGGGCGGCCTCGCCGATGACGGTGACGACGCTGGTCAGCACCGGTTCGCCCGCCTCGTCGCTGACCTCGCCGCGGACCTCGGTGACGACGGTGCCGTGCGCCTCGATCACCGACTCCAGGTAGGAGTCGAAGAACAGTTTGTCGCCGGCGACGATCGGCCGGTGGAACGTGATCTTCTGGTCGCGGTGCAGCATCCGCTCCATGTTGATCGGCACGTCGAACTGGTTGAAGATTTCGGCCTGCACCTTGCGCCCGGCCACGGCGAGGAACGTCAGCGAGGCAATCAGCCCATCGTAGCCGGACTGCTTGGCGACCTCTTCGTCGTGGTGGGCCGGGTGGTCGTCTTTCACGGCGCGGGCGAACTCGCGGATCTTCTCCCGGTCCACCTGGAAGTAGTCCGGATACCGGTAGTGGGTGCCGATGATCCCTTCAGCGATGGCCATGCTTGGCTCACTCCCCGCGTCGACGTGCTTGGCGGCGCGAGCCTATCAGCGCCACCGGGTGGGGCCGTCCTGGCGCCGCGACACCACAGCCGCCAGCGCACCGCCCAGCGCGCCGAGCGCCACCGCCGACGGCACGCCGATCCGCGCCGCTTTGCGGGCGGTGCGGAAGTCGCGGATCTCCCAGCCCCGCTCGCGGGCGAGACTGCGCAGCGCGGCGTCCGGATTGATCGCCACGGCCGTACCGACAAGACTCAGCATCGGCACGTCGTTGTAGCTGTCGGAATACGCGGTGCAGCGACGCAGGTTGAGGCCCTCGCGGATGGCGAGCGAGCGCACCGCGTGCGCCTTGCCGGTGCCGTGCAGGATGTCGCCGACCAGCCGTCCGGTGAACACGCCGTCCACGGACTCGGCCACCGTGCCGAGCGCGCCGGTCAGGCCGAGCCTGCGGGCGATGGTCGCGGCGAGTTCGTAGGGCGTCGCGGTGACCAGCCAGACCTGCTGGCCGGCGTCGAGGTGCATCTGCGTCAGCGCACGGGTGCCGGGCCAGATCTTGGACGCGATGATTTCGTCGTAGATCTCCTCGCCGACCTCCATCAGTTCCGCCGTCGACCGGCCTTCGATGAACGACAGCGCCCTGCTCCGCCCGGCCGCCACGTCATCGCTGTTCTCCCGGCCGGTCAGCTGGAACTTCGCCTGCGCGTAGACGAAGCCGAGCACGTCGCCGTAGGTGAAGTACTTGCGCGCGGCCAGGCCGCGGGCGAAGTGCACGAGCGAGGAACCGTGCACGAGCGTGTTGTCCACGTCGAAGAACGCCGCGGCGGTCAGATCAGGTGGCGGTGCTGGCGGCGCGGGGACGGGATCGGTCGCCAGGTCGGTCACTGCGGCAGCCGCGCTGGCGTCCCCGGCGATCTGTTGCCGCGCGGCGTGCGTACCCCCGGTTTCGGACACGCCCCAACCCTAGGACACCGGCCCCGGATACTGGGGTGGTGGAGTACGACAGCGCGGGCGGTGCGGCGGGGCATTTGGTCGAGTTGCTGACGCGGGCCGGCTGTGGTGTGTGTGAACAGGCGGCCGGCCGGCTCGCCGAACTGGCCGGCGAATTCGGGTTCGGGTTGACCGTCACCGACGTCGACGCCGCAGCCGCCGGCGGGAACACCGCTTTGCGGGGCGAGTACGGCGACCGGTTGCCGGTGGTGCTGCTCGACGGCGCCGAACACAGCTACTGGGAGGTCGACGAACCGCGGCTGATCGCCGATCTGGGGTCCTGACCGATCCCCGCGGCGACACTCGGGTGACCAATCTGACTAGGTGAAATTTGGTCGGCACGCTCGTGAACGATTACCGTGGATGACGTGGTGATGAAGCCATGAGCGTGCTGCTGTTCGGGGTTTCGCACCGCAGTGCCCCGGTGTCGGTCCTCGAGCAGCTGAGCACCGACGAGTCCGACCAGGCCAAGATCGTCGACCAGGTGTTGCAGTCGTCGCTGGTGACAGAGGCGATGGTGCTGTCCACCTGCAACCGCGTCGAGGTCTACGCCGTCGTCGACGCCTTCCACGGCGGGCTGTCGGTGATCGGGCAAGTGCTCGCCGAACACTGCGGCATGTCGCTCAACGCTCTGACCAAGTACGCCTACGTGCGCTACGCCGAGGCCGCCGTCGAGCACCTGTTCGCCGTCGCCAGCGGCCTGGACTCCGCGGTGATCGGTGAGCAGCAGGTGCTCGGGCAGGTCCGCCGGGCGTACACCTCCGCCGAGGCGAACCACACGGTCGGGCGCACGCTACACGAACTGTCGCAACGCGCGCTGTCGGTCGGCAAGCGTGTGCATTCCGAGACGGGGATCGACGCCGCGGGCGCCTCGGTGGTCTCGGTGGCCCTCGACATCGCCGAAACCAAACTCGGATCCCTGGCCGGCCGTACCGCCGTCGTCGTCGGCGCCGGATCCATGGGCGCGCTGTCGGCCAAGCACCTGGTCCGCGCCGGCGTCGAACGGGTGCACGTGGTCAACCGGTCGCTGCCGCGGGCCCGCCGCCTCGCGCAGAACCTGCTCGATCAGGGTGTCACCGCCGACGCGCTCACCCTCGACGACATCGCCCACGCGCTGGCCGACGCCGACGTGGTGGTCTCCTCGACCGGTGCGGTGCGACCGGTGGTGTCGCTGGCCGACGCCCATCGTGGGCTCACCGGCCGTCCGGAGCACCGTCAGCTGGTGATCTGTGACCTGGGGATGCCGCGCGACGTCGAACCGGCGATCGCCGGCTTGCCCGGCGTCAACGTCATCGACATGGAGCGCATCCAGCGCGAGCCCTCGGCCCGCGCCGCGGCGGCCGACGCCCACGCCGCCCGCTCGATCGTCGCCGCCGAGGTCGCGAACTACCTCGCCGGCCAGCGTATGGCGGAGGTCACCCCGACCGTCACCGCGTTGCGGCAGCGCGCCGCCGACGTGGTGGAGGCAGAGTTGCTGCGCCTGGACAATCGGTTGCCGGGACTCGACGCCGCCCACCGCGACGAGGTTGCCAAGACGGTCCGCCGGGTCGTCGACAAACTCCTCCACGCACCGACCGTGCGCGTCAAACAGCTGGCCAGCGCCCCCGGTGGCGACAGCTACGCCGAAGCGCTGCGTGAGCTCTTCGAGCTCGACCAGCAGGCGGTCGATGCGGTCGCCGCCGGCGAGTTGCCCTTGCTCCCGATCGACCTCGACAAGTCCGAGTGACGCTTGAGCGACGCCGACACGCCCATCCGGATCGGCACCCGGGCCAGCCTGCTGGCGAGGACGCAGGCGGGCACCATCCGGGACGCGTTGATCGCCAAGGGCCACCCCGCCGAACTCGTCTTCATCTCCACCGAGGGTGACCGCAACCAAGGGCCGATCGCCGACATCGGCGTCGGGGTGTTCACCGCAGCTTTGCGCGAGGCGATCGCCGACGGCCGGGTCGACGCCGCCGTGCACTCGTACAAGGATTTGCCGACAGCCGTCGACGAACGGTTCACCATCCCCGCGATCCCCCGCCGTGAGGACCCGCGCGACGCCCTGGTGGCCCGTGACCGACTGGTGCTCGGGGAGTTGCCGGCCGGGTCCACCGTCGGCACCTCGAGCCCGCGGCGGGCCGCGCAGCTTAGAGCACTGGGCCTCGGTTTGGAAATCCGCCCCCTAAGAGGCAACCTAGATACCAGGTTGAACAGGGTCGGCAACGGTGAGCTCGACGGCATCGTGGTCGCCCGGGCGGGTCTGGCCCGCATCGGACGGCTGGGTGATGTCACCGAGACTCTCGAGCCGGTGCAGATGTTGCCAGCGCCGGCTCAGGGTGCCCTCGCGGTCGAGTGCCGCGCAGGCGACACCGGACTGATCGCGCTACTGGCGGAGTTGGACGACGCCGACACGCGCGCGGCAGTCACCGCTGAACGGGTCCTGCTCGCCGAACTGGAGGCGGGTTGCTCCGCACCGGTGGGCGCGATCGCCGAGGTGGTCGAGTCTATCGATGAGGACGGCCGCGTCTTCGAAGAGGTGTCGCTTCGCGCATGCGTGGCGGCGCTGGACGGATCCGACGTGATCCGTGCGTCTGGCATCGGAACTCCCGGCCGGGCCGCAGACCTCGGGGTCTCGGTCGCCGCGGAACTGTTCGAACTGGGTGCGCGAGAGCTCATTGCGGATCACCACTGAGCTGTAGAGCGGAGTGAGCAGACAGATGACTCGGCAGGAGAGCGGGCGCGGGCGCAAGATGAAGCCGGGCCGCATCACCTTCGTGGGCTCGGGCCCAGGCGACCCCGGCCTGCTGACCACACGGGCGCACAGTGTGCTCGTCAACGCCGCGCTGGTCTTCACCGACCCCGACGTGCCCGAAGCGGTGCTGTCCCTGGTGGGTGCGCACCTGCCGCCACCGTCGGGCCCGGAACCGGCCGGACCAGCCGACGGCGCCGACGAGCAGGCGGGTTGGACCATCCCCGGTGGTCCGGACATCCGGCCCGCGCTGGGCGACCCGGCCGAGGTGGCCAAGACCCTGGCCGGCGAGGCCAAGAACGGCGTGGACGTGGTCCGGCTGGTGGCGGGTGACCCGCTGTCGGTCGACGCCGTCATCGCCGAGGTGAACGCGCTGGCGAAGAGCCACGCCAACTTCGAGATCGTGCCCGGCCTGCCCGACACCACCACGGTGCCGACGTACGCAGGTCTGCCGCTGGGCTCTACCCACACCGTTGCCGACGTGCGCGGCGACGTGGACTGGGCGGCGATCGCCGCGGCCCCCGGTCCGCTGATCCTGCACGGGACCGCCTCGCACCTGCCCGATGCGGCGCGCACGCTGATCGAGTACGGCCTGGCCGAGACCACCCCCGTGGTGGTGACCGCCAACGGCACCACCTGCCAGCAGCGTTCTGTCGAGTCGACGCTGTCCGGCTTGATCGACAAGGCCGTGCTGACCGGACCGGACGCCACCGGCGGGCCCGCGGCGCCGCTGGCCGGACCGCTGATCGTGACGCTCGGCCGCACTGTCGCCAACCGGGCCCGGCTCAACTGGTGGGAGAGCCGCGCGCTGTACGGCTGGACCGTGCTGGTGCCGCGGACCAAGGACCAGGCGGGCGAGATGAGCGAGCAGCTCGTCGGCCACGGTGCGCTGCCGGTCGAGGTGCCGACCATCGCCGTCGAACCGCCCCGCAGCCCCGCGCAGATGGAGCGGGCGGTCAAGGGTCTGGTCGACGGTCGCTTCCAGTGGGTGGTGTTCACCTCCACCAACGCGGTGCGCGCGGTCTGGGAGAAGTTCAGCGAGTTCGGGCTCGACGCCCGCGCATTCTCCGGGGTGAAGATCGCCTGCGTCGGTCAGGCGACGGCAGAGCGGGTCCGCGCATTCGGCATCAACCCCGAGCTGGTCCCGACGGGCGAGCAGTCGTCGCTGGGTCTGCTCGACGAGTTCCCGCCCTACGACGACATCTTCGATCCGGTGAACCGGGTACTGCTGCCGCGGGCCGACATCGCCACCGAGACGCTGGCCGAGGGGCTGCGCGAACGCGGGTGGGAGATCGAGGACGTCACCGCGTACCGGACGGTGCGCGCCGCGCCGCCGCCGGCCTCGACCCGCGAGATGATCAAGACGGGTGGCTTCGACGCGGTGTGCTTCACGTCGAGTTCGACGGTGCGCAACCTCGTCGGCATCGCCGGTAAGCCGCACGCCCGCACGATCGTTGCCTGCATCGGGCCGAAGACCGCGGAGACCGCCGCCGAGTTCGGTCTGCGCGTCGACGTGCAGCCCGAAGTGGCCGCTGTGGGTCCGCTCGTGGAGGCGCTCGCCGAGCACGCGGCCCGGCTGCGCGCCGAGGGGGCGCTGCCGCCGCCGCGCAAGAAGAGCCGCCGCCGCTAAGGGTAGGCTGGCTTTGCAATGGCCTTCCCAAGACACCGTCCGCGACGGCTGCGCTCGACGCCCGCGATGCGCCGCCTGGTGGCGCAGACCACCCTGGAGCCAAGGCATCTCGTACTGCCGATGTTCGTCGCCGACGGCATCGACGAACCCCGCGAGATCGCCTCGATGCCCGGCGTGTGCCAGCACACCCGTGACTCGCTGCGGCGGGCCGCCGCCGACGCGGTGTCGGCCGGGGTCGGCGGGTTGATGCTGTTCGGGGTGCCGAAGAACGAGGACAAGGACGCCTACGGCAGCGCCGGCACCGATCCCGACGGCATCCTCAACGTCGCGCTGCGCGACCTGGACGCCGACCTCGGCGACGCGACGGTGCTGATGGCTGACACCTGCCTCGACGAGTTCACCGATCACGGCCACTGCGGGGTGGTGGACGAGCGTGGCCGGGTCGACAACGACACGACCAATCGCCGTTACGTCGAGCTTGCTGTGAGCCAGGCGGATTCGGGGGCGCACGTGGTGGGGCCGAGCGGCATGATGGACGGTCAGGTGGCCGCCATCCGCGACGGCCTCGACGCCGCGGGCCACACTGACACCGCGATCCTGGCGTATGCGGCGAAGTTCGCGTCGGGATTCTACGGGCCGTTCCGCGACGCCGTCGACTCCAGCCTGCAGGGTGACCGCCGCACCTACCAGCAGGAGCCGGGCAATGCCCGCGAGGCGCTGCACGAAGTGCGACTCGACCTCGACGAGGGCGCCGACATGGTGATGGTGAAACCCGCCATGGCTTACCTCGACGTGCTGCGCGCCGCCGCCGACATCTCGCCCGTCCCGGTGGCCGCCTACCAGGTCTCCGGTGAGTACTCGATGATCAGCGCCGCCGCCGCCAATGGCTGGATCGACGGTCCTACCGTCGCGCTGGAGACGCTGACCGGCATCCGCCGCGCAGGTGCGAACATCGTGTTGACCTACTGGGCGGCCGACGTGGCGGGCTGGCTGACATGACGGGAGAATCGACCCGCCCGGCCGGGCCGAAGCCGGCTCGCCCGGCCGATGTGGACACCGGCTTCTGGCTCTGGGCGGCCGCGCTGCCGCTGCTGGTGATCGGGTACCTGATCGACAACCTGATGGCGCCGGTGGCGGGTGCGCCGCTGTTTCTCAAAGGCATCGCGGTGATGATCGTCGTCGCGGTCGCCGCGGTCGTGCTGACGTTCCTCATCCTGCTGCGGCAGGGCTACCGCTGGACCCGCACGCTGCTGACCGCGGGCGGTTTCGGATCCATGGCCTACACCGTCACGAACCTGTTCACCGTCGAGCGGGAGTCACCGGTCGCGGCGTTCGGCTACGCGGTCACCGCGATCATCGGTTCGGTGCTCATCGCCGGCGGCATCTTCCTGCTGCACCGCAAAGACTCCAACGCCTTCTTCATGCGTTGACCGCGCTAGGCTGACCCGACCATGACCGCTTCGCCAACACCGGCGCGGCCGCGCGTCGTCGACATCGCGTTCTGGACACTGGTCGGCGGAGCCGTCCTGCTCATCGTCGGCGGGATGCTCGCCGCCACCGTCAGCTTCGAGACCGCGCGCTCGGCGATCGACCCCGAGGTCAGCGACGAGTCGTTGCTTAGCTACCTGGCCGTGCAGCGCGGTGTCGGCGTCGGTTCGGTGTTGGCCGGTGCGGTGCTGGCGTTCGTCGCCGGCCGGGCCCGGCGCGGCGATCCACGGTTCCGCCGCGCGACGGTCGCGCTCGCGCTCGCGATCGCCGTCGTGCTCATCATGCTCGCCGCGGGTGCCGGGGTGGCGAACCTCGTGACGCTGCTGGCGCTGGTGCCGATCACGGTCGGCACCGTACTGCTGACGCGCCGCAGTGCTGCCGGCTGGTTCGAGCAAGCCGGCCGCCGATGACCGGCGCGTCGAACGAGCGGTTGTTCTACGAGCCCGGCGCCAGCTGGGCGTGGTTGCTCGCCGGGCCCGCCGCGGGCGGGGGGATGCTCGCAATCCAGATTTCCGCCGGATACGGGTGGCAGCCGTTGCTGCCGGCACTGTTGCTGGTGCTGGTTTCTGGCTTCCTGACCGTCCAGGTGAAGGCAGCGCGGATTCACACCTCGGTCGAGCTGACACCGGAGGCCCTGCGGCAGGGCGCCGAAATCACCAAGGTCTCCGAAATCGTCACGGTGTATCCGCCGACGAGCGGGTCCGAGATGCAGAATTGGCAGTCGGCGAGGGCGCTCGGCGAGCTGACGGGCGTTCCCCGTGGGCGCACGGGCATCGGGCTCAAGCTGTCCGGCAACCGTACGGCGCAGGCCTGGGCGCGCCGGCATGCGACCCTGCGGGAGGAGCTGGCCGGGCTCGTCGAGGAACGGGTGCCGTGAACGCGCGACGCCGAGCGTTGCTGGAAATGGTGTTGGCCGTTGCCGCGGCGGTCGGATGCGTGGCGAGCTGGGTGGCGGCGCGCAGGCCGGCGATGGCCGCGCCGATCACGCCGGGAGAACCCGAGACCGCGGTGACGGTGTACTCGGCGCCGCTGCTCGTGCTCGCCCTGCTCCTTGCGACGGTCGCGGGTGTGCTGATCGTCGTCGGGGTGGCGCGGCTGCGGCGCGACGGTACTGCGCCTCGGTAGAGACGCTTCTTTTTCGCAGATCACACATTCGGGCAGTCGTAAGCCCATGAGTAGCGACAAGGAACGCCAGACCGGCGCGGAGAAGAAGGCGTCTCAGAAGGTGGCTGACGACCCCGACGCCAAGATTACCGAGAAACCGGACGTCACCGACAAGCCCGGGCGGGTTCCCAGCCCGGGTGACGCGCTCGCTGATCCGTACCTCTCGCTCATCCGTACCTGCGACGAGGACCACCGGCGGGCGTCGACCCGACCACTACACCCTGTAGTTGACGCGGTGGACCCGGCTGGGACACTGGTGGTCATGGGTGCTCACCACACCGCCACCGAGCATTCGGCGCGGCTGTTCGCCGACGCGTGCGCCGTCATCCCCGGTGGGGTCAACTCCCCGGTCCGGGCGTTCAACGCCGTGGGGGGAACACCGCGCTTCATCACCTCCGCCGACGGCTACTGGCTGACCGACGCAGACGACAACCGCTACGTCGACCTCGTCTGCTCCTGGGGTCCGATGATCCTCGGCCACGCCCACCCCGCGGTCGTCGAGGCCGTGCAGCGCGTCGCCGCCGACGGCCTGTCCTTCGGTGCCCCAACCCCGTCGGAAACCGAACTGGCCGCCGAGATCGTCTCCCGCGTCGCGCCCGTCGATCGCCTGCGGATGGTCAACTCCGGCACCGAGGCCACGATGAGCGCGATCCGGTTGGCCCGCGGTTTCACCGGCCGCCCCAAGATCGTCAAGTTCTCCGGCTGCTACCACGGCCACAGCGACGCGCTGCTCGCCGACGCCGGATCCGGGGTCGCCACGCTGGGGCTGCCGTCGTCGCCCGGTGTGACCGGCGCGGCGACCGCGGACACCATCGTGCTGCCGTACAACAGCGTCGACGCCGTCGGGGAGGTCTTCGCGGAGGCCGGGGATCAGATCGCCGCGGTCATCACCGAGGCCAGCCCGGGGAACATGGGCGCGGTCCCGCCGGAGCCCGGGTTCAACGCGGCCCTGCGCCGCATCACCGCCGACCACGGCGCCCTGCTGATCCTGGACGAGGTCATGACCGGGTTCCGGGTCAGCCGGTCGGGGTGGTACGGCGTCGATCCGGTCGACGGCGACCTGTTCACCTTCGGCAAGGTCATGGGCGGCGGCCTGCCCGCCGCGGCGTTCGGCGGCCGTGCCGAGGTGATGGAACGGCTGGCGCCGCTGGGCCCGGTCTACCAGGCCGGCACCCTGTCGGGGAACCCGGTCGCGATGGCCGCCGGCCTGGCGACGCTGCGCACCGCCGACGACGCGGTGTACGCCGCACTCGACGCCAACGCCGACCGGTTGGCCAGCCTGCTCACCCGAGCGCTGACCGATGCCGGAGTCACCCACCGCGTGCAGCGGGGCGGCAACATGCTGTCGGTGTTCTTCACCGCCGAGCAGGTCACCGACTTCACCACCGCTCGCGCCACCGAGACCTGGCGGTTCCCTCCGTTCTTCCACTCCCTGCTCGAGGCCGGCGTCTACCCGCCGCCCAGCGCATTCGAGGCCTGGTTCGTCTCGGCGGCGCTCGACGACGAGGCGTTCGACCGCATCGCCGCCGCCCTGACCGGTGCGGCCCGCGCCGCTGCGGAAGCGACGAAGCCGGCATGACCGGGATACCGCCTTCGGCCGGCGAGGCCGCATCGAAGACCGTCGTCCACGTGATGCGGCACGGCGAGGTGCACAACCCGGACGGCATCCTCTACGGCCGGCTGCCGGACTACCACCTGTCCGACCGTGGCCGCGCCCAGGCCGAAGCCGTCGCCACCTGGCTCGCCGACCGCGACATCGTCTACGTGGTCGCCTCGCCGCTGGAACGCGCCCAGGAGACCGCAGGCCCGATCGCGGCGGCGCACGGGCTGTCGATCGACACCGACGACGAGCTGATCGAGTCGCTCAACGTCTTCCAGGGAAAGCGGGTCTCGCCCGGTGACGGCGCGCTGCGCAACCCGGTGAACTGGCGGCATCTGCGCAACCCGCGTACCCCGTCGTGGGGTGAGCCGTACAGCGACATCGCCGCGAGGATGACAGCCGCGATGAACCGGGCACGCGCGAAGGCCACCGGCCACGAGGCGGTGTGTGTCAGCCACCAGTTGCCGGTGGAGACGCTGCGCCGCGCGATGACCGGCGCACCGCTGCACCACTTCCCCACCCGGCGCCTGTGCAACCTCGCCTCGGTCACCTCGTTCTACTTCCACGGCGACGCCTACGTCGGGTGGGGTTACGCGGAGCTGTCCGGACAGTGAGGCGATGGTGGATCGTGCTGGCGAGCGTGGCGGTGGTCGCGCTGGCCGGCTGCTCCACCGGTGACGACGCCGTCGCCCAGGGCGGCACCTTCGAGTTCGTGGCGCCCGGTGGCAGGACCGACATCTTCTACGACCCGCCCGCCGACCGCGGTGGGCCCGGCCCGCTGTCGGGTCCGAATCTGCTCGACCCGGCCGATACGCTGTCGCTCGACGACTTCGCGGGCAAGGTCGTCGTCATCAACGTGTGGGGTCAGTGGTGCGCCCCGTGCCGGACCGAGATCGGCGAGCTGCAGCAGGTCTACGACGCCACCCGCGCCATGGGCGTCGCATTCCTGGGCATCGACGTGCGTGACAACAATCGCGACGCCGCCGTCGACTTCGTCCGCGACCGCGGAATCACGTTTCCCTCCATCTACGACCCGGCGATGCGCACGATGATCGCGTTCGGCGGCAAGTACCCGACCACGGTCATCCCGTCGACCGTCGTGTTGGACCGCGAGCACCGGGTCGCCGCGGTGTTCCTGCGTGAGCTGCTCGCCGAGGACCTGCAGCCGGTGGTCGAACGCCTCGCGTCCGAACCGGCACCCGAACAGGAGCAGCAGCCGTGACCGGGTTCGCCGAGATCGCCGCGGCCGGGCCGGTGGCGCTGGCGCTGGCGGTCTGCGTGCTGGCCGGTCTGGTGTCGTTCGCGTCGCCGTGCGTGGTGCCGCTGGTGCCCGGCTACCTGTCGTATCTCGCCGCGGTGGTGGGCGTCGACGACCACGTTCGCCCAAACGAACAAACGGGCGCAAAAGTGCGAGACGGGGCCGCCATTTCGTCGATCTCGGCGGTGCGGACGCGACGGCTCAAGGTCGCTGGCGCCGCCGCGCTGTTCGTCGCCGGCTTCACCGCGGTGTTCCTGCTGGGCACCGTGGCGGTGCTGGGCATGACGACCACGCTGATCACCAATCAACTCCTGCTGCAACGCATCGGCGGCGTCGTCACGATCATCATGGGGCTGGTGTTCGTCGGGCTGATCCCCACTCTGCAACGTCAAGCGCGCTTCACCCCGCGGCAGTTGTCCACCGTCGCGGGTGCGCCGCTGCTGGGCGCGGTATTCGCGCTGGGTTGGACGCCGTGCCTCGGCCCGACGCTGACCGGGGTCATCACCGTCGCGTCGGCGACCGACGGCGCGAGCGTCGCCCGCGGTGTCGCGCTGGTCATCGCCTACTGCCTGGGCCTCGGCATCCCGTTCGTGCTTTTGGCGTTCGGGTCGGCGCGCGCGGTGCAGGGGCTGGGCTGGCTGCGCCGGCACACCCGCACGATCCAGGTGTTCGGGGGCGTGTTGTTGCTGATCGTGGGCACTGCGCTGGTCACCGGACTCTGGAACGACTTCGTCGCCTGGGTGCGCGATGCGTTCGTCAGCGATGTCAGGTTGCCGATCTGATGCGGCGAATGCTCGCCTACGCGCGCAACACCTGGCGGACCCTCACCTCCATGGGTACCGCGCTGGTGCTGCTGTTCCTGCTCGCGCTGGCCGCCATCCCGGGCGCCCTGCTGCCGCAGCGCAGCCTCAACGAGGCGAAGGTCGCCGAGTACATCGCCGATCGCCCCGCCCTTGGTCCGTGGCTGGACCGCCTCCAGGCTTTCGACGTGTTCTCGAGTTTCTGGTTCACGGCGATCTACGTGCTGCTGTTCATCTCACTCGTCGGCTGCCTGACACCGCGCCTCGTCGAACACGCGAAGAGCCTGCGCGCGGTTCCGGTGCCGGCGCCGCGAAACCTGGGCCGGCTACCCAAACACCACACCGCCGAGGTCACCGGCGAGCCGCAGCAGGTGGCGGCCTCGATGAGCGAGGAGCTCAGGGGCTGGCGGAAGGTCATCCGCACCGAGGGGGAGGCGGCCGGGATATCGGCGGAGAAGGGCTATCTGCGGGAGTTCGGCAACATCGTCTTCCACTTCTCGCTGCTGGGCCTGCTCGTCGCGATCGCCGCGGGCAAGCTGTTCGGCTACGAGGGCAACGTCATCGTCATCGCCGACGGCGGCCCCGGCTTCTGTTCGGCCTCACCCGCTGCGTTCGACTCGTTCCGCGCGGGCAACACCGTCGACGGCACCTCGCTGTACCCGATCTGCCTGAAGGTCAACGAGTTCCAGGCCGACTACCTCGACAGCGGTCAGGCCACGTCGTTCTCGGCGGACATCGAATACCAGGCCGGCGATGATCTGACGACGGGCACATGGCGGCCCTACGAGCTGAAGGTCAACGAGCCGCTGCGCGTCGGCGGTGACCGGGTGTACCTGCAGGGCCACGGTTACGCACCGACCTTCACCGTCACGTTCCCCGACGGGCAGACCCGGACCCAGACGCTGCAGTGGCGGCCCGACGACCAGATCACCTTCCTGTCCTCGGGGGTGATGCGGTTCGACCCGCCAGCGGGCACCTACCCCGACGCCGACGAACGCCGCAAGAACCAGATCGCGATCCAGGG contains:
- a CDS encoding DUF3093 domain-containing protein; the protein is MTGASNERLFYEPGASWAWLLAGPAAGGGMLAIQISAGYGWQPLLPALLLVLVSGFLTVQVKAARIHTSVELTPEALRQGAEITKVSEIVTVYPPTSGSEMQNWQSARALGELTGVPRGRTGIGLKLSGNRTAQAWARRHATLREELAGLVEERVP
- a CDS encoding TlpA disulfide reductase family protein, which codes for MRRWWIVLASVAVVALAGCSTGDDAVAQGGTFEFVAPGGRTDIFYDPPADRGGPGPLSGPNLLDPADTLSLDDFAGKVVVINVWGQWCAPCRTEIGELQQVYDATRAMGVAFLGIDVRDNNRDAAVDFVRDRGITFPSIYDPAMRTMIAFGGKYPTTVIPSTVVLDREHRVAAVFLRELLAEDLQPVVERLASEPAPEQEQQP
- a CDS encoding histidine phosphatase family protein; the encoded protein is MTGIPPSAGEAASKTVVHVMRHGEVHNPDGILYGRLPDYHLSDRGRAQAEAVATWLADRDIVYVVASPLERAQETAGPIAAAHGLSIDTDDELIESLNVFQGKRVSPGDGALRNPVNWRHLRNPRTPSWGEPYSDIAARMTAAMNRARAKATGHEAVCVSHQLPVETLRRAMTGAPLHHFPTRRLCNLASVTSFYFHGDAYVGWGYAELSGQ
- a CDS encoding cytochrome c biogenesis CcdA family protein — translated: MTGFAEIAAAGPVALALAVCVLAGLVSFASPCVVPLVPGYLSYLAAVVGVDDHVRPNEQTGAKVRDGAAISSISAVRTRRLKVAGAAALFVAGFTAVFLLGTVAVLGMTTTLITNQLLLQRIGGVVTIIMGLVFVGLIPTLQRQARFTPRQLSTVAGAPLLGAVFALGWTPCLGPTLTGVITVASATDGASVARGVALVIAYCLGLGIPFVLLAFGSARAVQGLGWLRRHTRTIQVFGGVLLLIVGTALVTGLWNDFVAWVRDAFVSDVRLPI
- the resB gene encoding cytochrome c biogenesis protein ResB — its product is MRRMLAYARNTWRTLTSMGTALVLLFLLALAAIPGALLPQRSLNEAKVAEYIADRPALGPWLDRLQAFDVFSSFWFTAIYVLLFISLVGCLTPRLVEHAKSLRAVPVPAPRNLGRLPKHHTAEVTGEPQQVAASMSEELRGWRKVIRTEGEAAGISAEKGYLREFGNIVFHFSLLGLLVAIAAGKLFGYEGNVIVIADGGPGFCSASPAAFDSFRAGNTVDGTSLYPICLKVNEFQADYLDSGQATSFSADIEYQAGDDLTTGTWRPYELKVNEPLRVGGDRVYLQGHGYAPTFTVTFPDGQTRTQTLQWRPDDQITFLSSGVMRFDPPAGTYPDADERRKNQIAIQGLFAPTQLLHGSLLSSSFPAMRDPGVAIDVYRGDTGLDSGRPQNIFSLDERLVGQGRLTREARVNLSVGGETRLDDGTVVRFDGAAPFVNVQVSHDPAQMWVLVFAMSMMAGLLVSLIVRRRRVWVRITPAHPGTVGVEFGGLARTDNSGWGEEFERLTVRLLAGHPDAGHTDTQADAVSGAEAVSGERVT
- the hemL gene encoding glutamate-1-semialdehyde 2,1-aminomutase, with the protein product MGAHHTATEHSARLFADACAVIPGGVNSPVRAFNAVGGTPRFITSADGYWLTDADDNRYVDLVCSWGPMILGHAHPAVVEAVQRVAADGLSFGAPTPSETELAAEIVSRVAPVDRLRMVNSGTEATMSAIRLARGFTGRPKIVKFSGCYHGHSDALLADAGSGVATLGLPSSPGVTGAATADTIVLPYNSVDAVGEVFAEAGDQIAAVITEASPGNMGAVPPEPGFNAALRRITADHGALLILDEVMTGFRVSRSGWYGVDPVDGDLFTFGKVMGGGLPAAAFGGRAEVMERLAPLGPVYQAGTLSGNPVAMAAGLATLRTADDAVYAALDANADRLASLLTRALTDAGVTHRVQRGGNMLSVFFTAEQVTDFTTARATETWRFPPFFHSLLEAGVYPPPSAFEAWFVSAALDDEAFDRIAAALTGAARAAAEATKPA